In Accipiter gentilis chromosome 18, bAccGen1.1, whole genome shotgun sequence, the following are encoded in one genomic region:
- the TTLL1 gene encoding polyglutamylase complex subunit TTLL1 isoform X1, translating to MAGKVKWVTDIEKSVLINNFEKRGWIQVAENEDWNFYWMSVQTIRNVFSVETGYRLSDDQIVNHFPNHYELTRKDLMVKNIKRYRKELEKEGSPLAEKDENGKYIYLDFVPVTFMLPADYNLFVEEFRKNPSSTWIMKPCGKAQGKGIFLINKLSQIKKWSRDSKTSSFVSQSSKEAYVISLYINNPLLIGGKKFDLRLYVLVSTYRPLRCYMYKLGFCRFCTVKYTPSTSELDNMFVHLTNVAIQKHGDDYNHIHGGKWTVSNLRLYLESTRGKEVTNKLFDEIHWIIVQSLKAVAPVMNNDKHCFECYGYDIIIDDKLKPWLIEVNASPSLTSSTANDRILKYNLINDTLNIAVPNGEIPDCKWNKSPPKEVLGNYEVLYDEEMAQSDGPDRDLRSRSGQSTGVKGNRARDSGKPVLTTWK from the exons ATGGCAGGAAAAGTAAAGTGGGTAACTGACATAGAAAAATCTGTTCTAATAAACAACTTTGAAAAAAGAGGCTGGATTCAAGTGGCAGAAAATGAAGACTGGAATTTTTATTG GATGAGCGTTCAAACAAtcagaaatgttttcagtgtgGAAACTGGTTACCGCCTCTCTGATGACCAAATTGTCAATCATTTCCCAAACCATTATGAACTGACCAGAAAAGATTTGATGGTAAAGAATATCAAGCGATACAGGAAAGAACTTGAGAAAGAAGGAAGTCCTCTTGCAGAAAAGGATGAAAATGGGAAGTATATTTATTTGG ATTTTGTTCCTGTTACTTTTATGCTTCCTGCCGATTATAATCTCTTTGTTGAAGAATTCAGAAAAAATCCCTCCAGCACTTGGATTATGAAACCTTGTGGCAAAGCTCAAGGAAAAGGAATATTTCTAATCAATAAACTCTCCCAAATTAAAAAATGGTCTCGAGATAGCAAAACATCTTC GTTTGTATCTCAGTCTTCCAAAGAAGCCTATGTGATTTCTCTCTATATCAACAATCCGTTACTTATTGGTGGAAAGAAATTTGATCTTCGTCTATATGTTTTAGTATCTACATATCGTCCACTGAGATGTTACAT GTATAAACTTGGATTTTGCCGGTTTTGCACAGTAAAATATACACCAAGTACAAGTGAATTGGATAACATGTTTGTCCATCTTACAAATGTTGCCATTCAGAAACATGGG GATGATTACAATCATATCCATGGAGGCAAGTGGACAGTGAGTAACTTACGCCTGTATCTGGAGAGCACCCGTGGAAAGGAAGTCACAAACAAATTATTTGATGAAATTCACTGGATAATTGTGCAGTCACTAAAGGCTGTTGCG cctgTAATGAATAATGATAAACACTGCTTTGAGTGTTATGGATATGACATTATCATTGATGACAAGCTTAAACCATGGCTAATTGAG gttAATGCTTCCCCTTCTCTTACTTCCAGTACTGCTAATGATCGCATCTTGAAGTATAATCTTATTAATGACACACTTAACATTGCTGTGCCTAATGGGGAAATTCCGGACTGTAAATGGAATAAATCTCCACCAAAAGAGGTTCTTGGCAATTATGAAGTCTT ATACGATGAAGAGATGGCACAAAGTGATGGGCCTGATCGTGACTTACGAAGTCGTTCTGGACAATCAACGGGAGTAAAAGGAAATCGTGCAAGAGATTCAGGAAAGCCTGTGCTAACCACCTGGAAGTGA
- the TTLL1 gene encoding polyglutamylase complex subunit TTLL1 isoform X2, producing the protein MAGKVKWVTDIEKSVLINNFEKRGWIQVAENEDWNFYWMSVQTIRNVFSVETGYRLSDDQIVNHFPNHYELTRKDLMVKNIKRYRKELEKEGSPLAEKDENGKYIYLEFRKNPSSTWIMKPCGKAQGKGIFLINKLSQIKKWSRDSKTSSFVSQSSKEAYVISLYINNPLLIGGKKFDLRLYVLVSTYRPLRCYMYKLGFCRFCTVKYTPSTSELDNMFVHLTNVAIQKHGDDYNHIHGGKWTVSNLRLYLESTRGKEVTNKLFDEIHWIIVQSLKAVAPVMNNDKHCFECYGYDIIIDDKLKPWLIEVNASPSLTSSTANDRILKYNLINDTLNIAVPNGEIPDCKWNKSPPKEVLGNYEVLYDEEMAQSDGPDRDLRSRSGQSTGVKGNRARDSGKPVLTTWK; encoded by the exons ATGGCAGGAAAAGTAAAGTGGGTAACTGACATAGAAAAATCTGTTCTAATAAACAACTTTGAAAAAAGAGGCTGGATTCAAGTGGCAGAAAATGAAGACTGGAATTTTTATTG GATGAGCGTTCAAACAAtcagaaatgttttcagtgtgGAAACTGGTTACCGCCTCTCTGATGACCAAATTGTCAATCATTTCCCAAACCATTATGAACTGACCAGAAAAGATTTGATGGTAAAGAATATCAAGCGATACAGGAAAGAACTTGAGAAAGAAGGAAGTCCTCTTGCAGAAAAGGATGAAAATGGGAAGTATATTTATTTGG AATTCAGAAAAAATCCCTCCAGCACTTGGATTATGAAACCTTGTGGCAAAGCTCAAGGAAAAGGAATATTTCTAATCAATAAACTCTCCCAAATTAAAAAATGGTCTCGAGATAGCAAAACATCTTC GTTTGTATCTCAGTCTTCCAAAGAAGCCTATGTGATTTCTCTCTATATCAACAATCCGTTACTTATTGGTGGAAAGAAATTTGATCTTCGTCTATATGTTTTAGTATCTACATATCGTCCACTGAGATGTTACAT GTATAAACTTGGATTTTGCCGGTTTTGCACAGTAAAATATACACCAAGTACAAGTGAATTGGATAACATGTTTGTCCATCTTACAAATGTTGCCATTCAGAAACATGGG GATGATTACAATCATATCCATGGAGGCAAGTGGACAGTGAGTAACTTACGCCTGTATCTGGAGAGCACCCGTGGAAAGGAAGTCACAAACAAATTATTTGATGAAATTCACTGGATAATTGTGCAGTCACTAAAGGCTGTTGCG cctgTAATGAATAATGATAAACACTGCTTTGAGTGTTATGGATATGACATTATCATTGATGACAAGCTTAAACCATGGCTAATTGAG gttAATGCTTCCCCTTCTCTTACTTCCAGTACTGCTAATGATCGCATCTTGAAGTATAATCTTATTAATGACACACTTAACATTGCTGTGCCTAATGGGGAAATTCCGGACTGTAAATGGAATAAATCTCCACCAAAAGAGGTTCTTGGCAATTATGAAGTCTT ATACGATGAAGAGATGGCACAAAGTGATGGGCCTGATCGTGACTTACGAAGTCGTTCTGGACAATCAACGGGAGTAAAAGGAAATCGTGCAAGAGATTCAGGAAAGCCTGTGCTAACCACCTGGAAGTGA